The genomic segment GCGCGGCGTCGCCGCCTTCGGGCCCAGCGCCGCCGCGGCCCGCATCGAATCCAGCAAGGCGTACGCGAAGGACCTGCTGGCGCGCGCCGGCGTGCCGAGCGCGAGCCACGTCACGGTGCGCACGCTCGAAGACGCGCTGGCGCATATCCGCTCGCGCGGCGCGCCCATCGTCGTCAAGGCCTCGGGGCTCGCCGCCGGCAAGGGCGCGCTCGTGTGCGCCACGGAGGCGGAGGCCGAAGACGCGGCCCGCTCCATGCTCGCCGACCACGCCTTCGGCGAGGCGGGCGCGGAGGTCGTGCTGGAGGACTTCATGGACGGCGAGGAGCTGTCCGTGTTCGCGCTGGCGGACGGCGAGCGCTCGCTCGCGATGCTGCCCGCCCAGGACCACAAGCGCATCGGCGAAAGGGACACCGGGCCCAACACCGGCGGCATGGGCGCCTACGCGCCTGTCTCCCTGGGCACCGACGAGCTGCTCCGGCGCGTCGACGACGAGATCCTCGCGCCCACGCTGGCCGCCCTCGCGGCGGACGGCGCGCCCTTCCGGGGCCTGCTCTACGCGGGCCTCATGCTGACCAGCGAGGGGCCCAAGGTGGTGGAGTTCAACTGCCGCTTCGGCGACCCGGAGACCCAGGT from the Gemmatimonadota bacterium genome contains:
- the purD gene encoding phosphoribosylamine--glycine ligase, whose amino-acid sequence is MKILIVGSGGREHALLWKLRRDAPDAEFWITRGNAGTAGLTEALPLDPGDVDGVAGWAAEGAMDLVVVGPEAPLAAGLADALSARGVAAFGPSAAAARIESSKAYAKDLLARAGVPSASHVTVRTLEDALAHIRSRGAPIVVKASGLAAGKGALVCATEAEAEDAARSMLADHAFGEAGAEVVLEDFMDGEELSVFALADGERSLAMLPAQDHKRIGERDTGPNTGGMGAYAPVSLGTDELLRRVDDEILAPTLAALAADGAPFRGLLYAGLMLTSEGPKVVEFNCRFGDPETQV